A single window of Mycolicibacterium aurum DNA harbors:
- the ispG gene encoding flavodoxin-dependent (E)-4-hydroxy-3-methylbut-2-enyl-diphosphate synthase has protein sequence MPVPPPPTLAPRRKTRQLMVGDVGVGSDHPIAVQSMCTTKTHDINATLQQIAELTASGCDIVRVACPRQEDADALPAIAKKANIPVIADIHFQPKYIFAAIDAGCAAVRVNPGNIKEFDGRVKEVAKAAGAAGIPIRIGVNAGSLDPRLLKKYGKATPEALVESALWEASLFEEHGFGDIKISVKHNDPVIMVAAYELLASKCDYPLHLGVTEAGPAFQGTIKSAVAFGALLSKGIGDTIRVSLSAPPVEEIKVGNQILESLNLRPRGLEIVSCPSCGRAQVDVYTLANEVTAGLEGMDVPLRVAVMGCVVNGPGEAREADLGVASGNGKGQIFVKGEVIKTVPEAMIVETLIEEALRIAEERGSDDAAGSPVVTVS, from the coding sequence ATCCCTGTTCCGCCACCCCCCACGCTGGCACCCCGCCGCAAGACGCGCCAACTCATGGTCGGCGACGTCGGCGTCGGCAGTGACCACCCCATCGCGGTGCAGTCGATGTGCACCACCAAGACCCACGACATCAACGCGACACTGCAACAGATCGCCGAGCTGACAGCGTCGGGATGCGACATCGTCCGCGTGGCCTGTCCGCGGCAGGAGGACGCCGACGCGCTACCGGCGATCGCGAAGAAGGCGAACATCCCGGTGATCGCCGACATCCACTTTCAGCCGAAGTACATCTTCGCGGCGATCGACGCGGGCTGTGCCGCGGTGCGTGTGAACCCCGGCAATATCAAGGAGTTCGACGGCCGGGTCAAGGAGGTCGCCAAGGCGGCCGGCGCCGCGGGCATCCCGATCCGGATCGGCGTCAACGCCGGTTCGCTGGATCCGCGGTTGCTCAAGAAGTACGGCAAGGCCACCCCGGAGGCGCTCGTCGAGTCCGCGCTGTGGGAGGCCTCGCTGTTCGAGGAGCACGGCTTCGGCGACATCAAGATCAGCGTGAAGCACAACGACCCGGTCATCATGGTGGCCGCCTACGAGCTGCTGGCGTCCAAGTGCGACTACCCCCTGCACCTCGGCGTCACCGAGGCCGGGCCGGCGTTCCAGGGCACCATCAAGTCGGCCGTCGCGTTCGGGGCGTTGCTGTCCAAGGGCATCGGCGACACCATCCGCGTGTCGCTGTCCGCGCCGCCGGTCGAGGAGATCAAGGTCGGCAACCAGATCCTGGAGTCGCTGAACCTTCGGCCCCGCGGTCTGGAGATCGTGTCGTGCCCGTCCTGCGGACGTGCCCAGGTCGACGTGTACACGCTGGCCAACGAGGTGACCGCCGGGCTCGAAGGCATGGACGTGCCGCTGCGTGTCGCGGTCATGGGCTGCGTCGTCAACGGCCCCGGCGAGGCCCGCGAGGCCGACCTCGGTGTGGCGTCGGGCAACGGCAAGGGACAGATCTTCGTCAAGGGCGAGGTCATCAAGACGGTGCCGGAGGCGATGATCGTCGAGACCCTGATCGAAGAGGCGCTGCGAATCGCCGAAGAGCGGGGTTCTGATGATGCTGCAGGTTCGCCCGTTGTGACCGTAAGCTGA